From a single Candidatus Hydrogenedentota bacterium genomic region:
- a CDS encoding DUF5011 domain-containing protein, with amino-acid sequence MFLRAQVSSLDTLKRLSATVGIVLSGMAHGQNARFDGVSTVGGPGNDYGNGVASDFDGNLYLTGQFEGTVDFDPSLATALTASQGSDDAFIQKLDANGNLVWARSLGGASYDVGTAIAVDDSGNSYTIGTFQETVDLDPGPGESLAIAAGSRDIFVVKLDADGAFLWGGAMGSVSMDIGADIVISGDGAIYTSGRFDGFMDFDFGPGVQLQGAPGAEDLFIQKLNPDGQLLWARTAGGTLNVSGYDVEVDAVGNVYAAGIFSGIADFDPGPGAVYRTCTGTLNLVGEYDIFILKWSSAGEFVWVRQLGSAGANQLYDLTVDPSGDVLTAGSFTGTVDFDPSSGISRLTAPWSDSSGSFLHKFGTDGQFKWVRGFYGALMSGGSCLTTDASSNIYLAGGFHGALDADPGDAYFPLVSESRYYSSDLFLSKLDSSGALIAAFETGGNENDAIRDLVVDGSGGVQAVGIYSDEADFDLGPTGQAQPSAGGTDIFAGRISFLDTPPHVLSIIPSLTGPTRLRGIEFTVRFSEYVENFESAADLVFRQASLNFSDAVISGGPMAFTVALADVAGDGSLELGINLESDIVDRAGNPLAATVFSAPVVFDQSPPILTVEAPSTSLTNVGPVHYALHYTGADTVALTMEKIALVATGTASGELFVTDGTTSAPVVTVDNITGDGTLSISIGAATASDTAGNVATPSPSSDAFVVDNTSPLPIIESPSPLLTNTGPVEFVVTAQDAVPFVLTEEDVALVATGTATGNLTFSEGTGNSSSIGIDKTTGDGTLSIALQAGAVADAAGNLSPEVRASVDVLVDNTAPSVEVGPPSTVLTAGGPVIFQVNYTGASVLSLEADDIGLETTGTALGRVRVEHESAGRATVTIDAIEGDGTLGIALSEGTAEDAAGNRCAAVRSSASVLVDNTAPGLSITEPSTRVTSSGPLPFLLIYEDAERVSLSPEQVSLVTTGSASGQVAISQGTTSTPVAVVHKITGDGTISIAIASGTAVDEAGNAAPSVASVVQIQIDNTHPVITLEGEAALDHEVGTPWQDPGVHAEDSGGGPVETTTDGPVIGDDAAVGTVFTLRYAARDAAGNASATVSRTVRIVDTTAPVIVINSDTIEFNQIDCQPDTYIELGASAEDNSGTPIEVIVEGSVDSRVQGTYTINYRAIDSSGNEAMAARTVTVLDNCSAEGEGEGEGEGEGEGEGEGEGEGEGEGEGEGEGEGEGEGEGEGEGEGEGEGEGEGEGEGESEGEGEGEGEGEGEGEGEGEGEGEGELTLDEIAEQLADAFAGTDTNDDNRLSLSEARVTYPALSTDEFEELDANSDGFLSLAELEAQIEEPSGCNLTAKLGESLGDVFLLGLSLLALVGFLGTGRRTV; translated from the coding sequence GTGTTTCTCAGAGCACAGGTATCTTCATTGGATACGTTGAAGCGCCTCAGCGCGACGGTCGGCATTGTTCTGTCGGGTATGGCCCACGGACAGAATGCCCGGTTTGATGGTGTATCGACCGTGGGCGGACCGGGCAACGACTATGGCAACGGCGTTGCGTCCGATTTCGATGGTAATCTCTACCTTACCGGCCAGTTTGAAGGAACGGTGGACTTCGATCCGAGTTTGGCCACGGCGCTCACGGCGAGCCAGGGCAGTGACGATGCATTCATTCAAAAGCTGGACGCCAATGGCAATCTCGTATGGGCCCGGTCATTGGGCGGCGCGAGCTATGATGTCGGGACCGCTATCGCGGTTGACGATTCAGGAAACAGTTACACGATCGGAACTTTCCAGGAAACCGTTGATCTCGATCCCGGACCTGGAGAATCGTTGGCAATCGCCGCCGGAAGCCGGGATATATTTGTCGTGAAACTGGACGCCGATGGCGCCTTTCTCTGGGGTGGCGCGATGGGATCCGTAAGCATGGATATCGGCGCCGACATTGTCATCAGCGGCGACGGCGCTATCTACACGTCGGGGCGCTTTGACGGGTTCATGGATTTTGACTTTGGACCGGGTGTGCAACTCCAGGGGGCACCCGGGGCGGAAGATCTGTTCATACAGAAACTGAATCCGGACGGACAACTTCTCTGGGCGCGCACTGCGGGGGGCACGCTTAATGTTTCTGGCTATGACGTCGAGGTTGATGCGGTGGGTAACGTTTATGCGGCGGGGATTTTCTCCGGAATAGCGGACTTCGATCCCGGTCCGGGAGCGGTCTATCGAACCTGTACCGGAACGCTGAATCTGGTTGGCGAATACGATATCTTTATCCTCAAGTGGAGTTCCGCAGGCGAATTTGTCTGGGTCAGGCAGCTCGGAAGCGCGGGGGCAAACCAGCTCTATGATCTGACCGTGGATCCGTCGGGGGATGTCCTGACCGCCGGTAGTTTTACGGGAACGGTGGATTTTGATCCCAGCTCAGGCATATCACGATTGACGGCCCCCTGGTCCGACTCGAGCGGCAGTTTTCTCCACAAGTTCGGGACCGACGGGCAATTCAAGTGGGTTCGCGGGTTCTACGGCGCGCTGATGTCCGGAGGGAGCTGTCTGACCACCGATGCATCGTCCAACATCTACCTGGCGGGCGGCTTCCACGGGGCGCTGGACGCCGATCCGGGCGATGCCTACTTCCCGCTCGTGTCGGAATCGCGCTATTACTCCTCGGACCTGTTCTTGTCGAAGCTCGATTCGAGCGGGGCACTTATCGCGGCGTTTGAGACCGGCGGCAATGAAAATGATGCCATCCGGGATTTGGTCGTGGATGGTTCCGGCGGTGTTCAAGCCGTTGGCATCTACTCCGACGAAGCCGATTTTGACCTTGGCCCGACGGGCCAGGCGCAGCCGAGTGCCGGCGGTACGGACATCTTTGCGGGACGAATCTCCTTTCTGGATACGCCGCCCCATGTGCTTTCCATAATTCCGTCGCTAACTGGCCCCACCCGGCTGCGCGGCATCGAGTTCACCGTGCGTTTCAGCGAGTATGTGGAAAATTTTGAAAGTGCGGCGGATCTGGTATTCCGGCAGGCCAGTCTGAACTTCTCCGACGCCGTCATTAGCGGTGGACCGATGGCGTTCACGGTTGCGCTGGCCGATGTCGCCGGTGACGGGAGCCTCGAACTCGGCATAAACCTGGAGTCGGACATCGTGGATCGGGCGGGCAACCCGCTCGCCGCGACCGTCTTCAGTGCGCCCGTCGTATTCGACCAGAGCCCGCCGATCTTGACGGTCGAAGCGCCGAGCACCTCGCTTACGAACGTGGGCCCCGTACACTATGCACTGCACTACACAGGCGCGGACACGGTGGCTTTGACGATGGAGAAGATCGCGCTCGTGGCGACCGGCACCGCCAGCGGGGAGCTCTTTGTTACGGACGGAACGACCAGCGCGCCCGTGGTCACGGTAGACAACATTACAGGCGACGGAACGCTCAGTATTTCGATTGGGGCCGCGACGGCTTCCGATACGGCGGGCAATGTCGCCACCCCATCACCATCGAGCGACGCATTCGTGGTCGACAATACCAGCCCCCTGCCGATTATTGAATCCCCGTCGCCGCTCCTGACAAACACCGGTCCAGTGGAGTTTGTCGTGACTGCGCAGGATGCCGTTCCCTTTGTATTGACCGAAGAAGATGTGGCGCTGGTCGCGACCGGCACGGCCACGGGAAACCTGACTTTCTCGGAAGGTACGGGGAATTCTAGTTCGATAGGGATCGATAAGACCACGGGTGACGGAACGCTGAGCATTGCCTTGCAGGCGGGAGCGGTGGCGGATGCCGCCGGAAACCTGTCCCCCGAAGTCCGGGCCAGTGTCGATGTGTTGGTGGATAATACCGCGCCCTCTGTGGAAGTGGGGCCCCCTTCAACAGTATTGACCGCCGGGGGGCCGGTCATATTTCAGGTAAATTACACCGGTGCAAGCGTCCTGTCGCTGGAAGCGGACGACATCGGGCTGGAGACTACAGGCACCGCCCTCGGGCGGGTGCGTGTTGAGCACGAGTCGGCGGGGCGCGCCACCGTGACCATCGATGCTATTGAAGGCGACGGCACGCTGGGGATAGCGCTTAGTGAGGGTACTGCGGAAGATGCCGCAGGGAACCGCTGTGCGGCGGTCCGGTCCAGCGCGTCCGTCCTGGTGGACAACACGGCGCCGGGCCTATCCATAACCGAACCAAGTACCCGGGTCACGTCATCCGGCCCGCTGCCCTTTCTCTTGATCTACGAAGACGCGGAGCGCGTCAGTCTCAGTCCCGAGCAGGTCAGCCTGGTGACCACGGGCAGCGCGTCAGGCCAGGTCGCGATCAGCCAGGGAACCACCAGCACCCCCGTGGCGGTGGTGCATAAAATTACCGGAGATGGAACTATTTCCATTGCGATTGCTTCCGGGACGGCTGTGGATGAAGCGGGAAATGCGGCTCCCTCTGTTGCCTCCGTAGTACAAATCCAAATTGATAATACGCATCCCGTGATTACGCTGGAAGGTGAAGCAGCACTGGATCATGAAGTTGGAACCCCGTGGCAGGATCCAGGTGTCCACGCTGAGGATTCGGGAGGTGGGCCGGTGGAGACCACAACGGATGGGCCAGTGATCGGCGATGACGCCGCCGTGGGCACAGTTTTTACGTTGCGCTATGCCGCTCGTGACGCCGCTGGGAACGCTTCAGCAACGGTGAGCAGAACCGTCCGAATTGTGGATACCACGGCCCCGGTAATCGTCATCAACAGCGACACGATTGAGTTCAACCAGATAGACTGCCAACCCGATACCTACATTGAGCTTGGCGCATCGGCCGAGGACAATTCCGGGACTCCTATTGAAGTCATAGTTGAAGGGAGCGTGGATTCACGTGTGCAGGGAACCTACACGATAAACTACCGGGCAATCGACTCAAGTGGAAATGAGGCGATGGCTGCGCGGACAGTGACCGTACTGGACAATTGTTCCGCTGAGGGCGAAGGCGAAGGCGAAGGCGAAGGCGAAGGCGAAGGCGAGGGCGAGGGCGAAGGCGAAGGCGAGGGCGAGGGCGAAGGCGAAGGTGAAGGTGAAGGTGAAGGTGAAGGTGAAGGTGAAGGTGAAGGCGAAGGCGAAGGAGAAGGCGAAGGAGAAGGCGAAGGCGAAGGCGAAAGCGAAGGAGAAGGAGAAGGAGAAGGAGAAGGAGAAGGTGAAGGTGAAGGTGAAGGTGAAGGTGAAGGTGAAGGTGAACTTACTCTCGACGAAATCGCCGAGCAACTGGCCGATGCCTTTGCGGGTACCGATACCAATGATGATAACCGGCTCTCGTTGAGTGAGGCACGGGTGACCTATCCAGCCCTGAGCACGGATGAGTTCGAAGAACTCGACGCGAACAGCGATGGCTTCCTGAGCCTGGCGGAGTTGGAGGCCCAGATCGAGGAGCCCTCGGGCTGCAATCTGACCGCGAAGCTCGGCGAGTCCCTCGGGGATGTATTCCTCCTCGGGCTTTCGCTCCTGGCGCTGGTCGGGTTTCTGGGAACAGGCCGGCGCACCGTGTAG
- a CDS encoding trypsin-like peptidase domain-containing protein, whose protein sequence is MNYEFLIDNTEKIAHAVVPILALFPEAPQKLMICGTGFFIHERGCLATAAHVARLEHKWVLYDAMLLECDVVVEQLTINKEKDDPRMKHEWDIGVLQVRAPRKTFPTVALSPKLQFRRGEPIAQYGYYDQGVKYKVGSFTGLNGLLTTGVVSAATNIRIGPIEMGSRLILDISAGPGSSGSPVFDPDTGEILGMIVSGKEKRVLGPGSHPNEFKVEHIPMGIAYSDPIIHLGMWLEKFLR, encoded by the coding sequence ATGAATTACGAGTTTCTCATCGATAATACCGAAAAGATCGCCCACGCCGTGGTGCCCATCCTGGCGCTTTTTCCGGAGGCCCCGCAGAAGCTCATGATCTGCGGCACGGGCTTTTTTATACACGAGCGCGGCTGCCTCGCCACGGCGGCCCATGTGGCCCGGCTGGAGCACAAGTGGGTGCTCTACGACGCCATGCTCCTCGAATGCGATGTGGTGGTGGAACAACTCACCATCAACAAAGAAAAAGACGACCCCCGCATGAAACACGAGTGGGACATCGGCGTGCTCCAGGTGCGGGCCCCCCGGAAGACCTTCCCGACCGTCGCACTTTCGCCCAAGCTCCAGTTTCGGCGCGGCGAGCCCATCGCCCAGTATGGCTATTACGATCAGGGCGTGAAATACAAAGTGGGCTCCTTCACCGGGCTCAACGGCCTCCTCACCACCGGCGTGGTCAGCGCCGCCACCAACATCCGCATCGGCCCCATAGAGATGGGCAGCCGCCTCATCCTCGACATCAGCGCCGGGCCTGGCAGCAGCGGCAGTCCCGTTTTCGACCCCGACACCGGCGAGATCCTCGGCATGATCGTTTCCGGCAAGGAAAAGCGCGTGCTGGGGCCCGGGAGCCACCCGAACGAGTTCAAGGTGGAGCATATTCCCATGGGTATCGCCTACTCCGACCCCATCATCCACCTGGGCATGTGGCTGGAGAAGTTTTTGCGGTAG